A genomic stretch from Sulfurimonas sediminis includes:
- a CDS encoding GGDEF domain-containing phosphodiesterase, whose product MIQAYKHYLHILLNTEQVSEDELKEASIIIVPMIIGPVSLVWALIYIAFEQYIPALIPLFYSCVSFVNLWCYKRNKNLLIVQRVQMLLVLILPFLLMWTLGGFAQGSYVMIWAFFAPIASLIHEKEQKSQYWLYSFVALVVLSVVIDPILITHYNHTIPPLAQEVFFFLNVTAALCGIYLLLKYFIRKTDINTKEKLKEKHNELMEYTQDELTKMFYTDSLTGLPNRRALIEAKKEINNFSLLLINIDTFSQINDLYGEKFGDKVLIKFSEFLQENLKKNPECKLFRLSGDEFVLLSKEKNRDTLKNNLTKLIDEIHKHPLTIEDHDIYLNITVGISFEETELLLPTANMALKLAKKESKNIVFYNDEASLNEEYENNLKWIQEIKDAILENRIIMFFQPIMDNKTRTVTKYESLIRLVDKKGNIVTPWHFLEIAKKAKLYKKLTKIVIRKSFEAFKDNTYDFSINLTIEDILDHNMNEYIFQMLQNYGIGERVIFEIVESESIKNFDTVERFIKKVKSYGCRIAIDDFGTGYSNFEYLMKLQADFIKIDGSIIKSILNNKSSEVLTSVIISFAKEMNIKTIAEYVETKEIHEKLIEMGVNKSQGYYIDKPSADLH is encoded by the coding sequence ATGATTCAAGCCTATAAACATTATTTACATATACTACTTAACACTGAACAGGTCAGTGAAGATGAACTCAAAGAAGCGTCTATTATTATAGTGCCGATGATTATAGGGCCCGTAAGTCTTGTCTGGGCTCTTATTTATATCGCTTTTGAACAGTATATTCCGGCACTTATTCCTCTTTTTTACTCTTGTGTCTCATTTGTAAACCTTTGGTGTTACAAGCGAAATAAAAATTTGTTAATCGTTCAGAGAGTCCAAATGTTACTGGTTCTTATTTTACCGTTTCTGCTCATGTGGACCCTAGGAGGCTTCGCGCAGGGAAGCTATGTCATGATTTGGGCATTTTTTGCCCCTATAGCCTCGCTTATTCATGAAAAGGAGCAAAAGTCTCAGTACTGGCTCTACTCATTTGTAGCTCTGGTTGTGTTGTCAGTCGTCATAGACCCTATTCTTATCACACATTACAATCACACCATACCACCCCTTGCACAGGAAGTTTTTTTCTTTTTGAATGTTACTGCCGCTTTGTGCGGTATATATCTTTTACTCAAATATTTTATTCGTAAAACAGATATCAACACAAAAGAAAAACTCAAAGAAAAACACAATGAACTCATGGAATATACCCAGGATGAGTTAACCAAAATGTTTTACACAGATTCTCTGACAGGTTTGCCAAACAGAAGGGCATTGATAGAAGCAAAAAAGGAGATAAACAATTTCTCGCTTCTTTTGATAAATATAGATACTTTCAGTCAGATAAATGATCTTTATGGTGAAAAATTCGGAGACAAGGTTCTTATAAAATTTTCTGAATTTTTGCAGGAAAATCTTAAAAAAAATCCGGAATGTAAACTCTTCAGACTCAGTGGTGACGAGTTTGTTTTACTCTCCAAAGAGAAAAACCGCGACACTCTCAAAAACAATCTCACAAAACTTATAGACGAAATACACAAACATCCTCTTACCATTGAAGACCATGACATCTATTTAAACATAACAGTCGGTATCTCTTTTGAAGAGACAGAACTTCTCCTGCCTACAGCAAATATGGCACTCAAACTTGCAAAAAAAGAGTCAAAAAACATCGTTTTTTACAATGATGAAGCCTCACTCAACGAAGAATATGAAAATAATCTAAAATGGATTCAGGAGATAAAAGATGCCATTTTGGAGAACAGAATCATTATGTTTTTTCAACCTATTATGGACAACAAAACGCGTACAGTCACCAAATACGAATCACTGATACGGCTTGTAGACAAGAAAGGAAACATTGTAACACCATGGCACTTTCTGGAAATTGCAAAAAAAGCCAAACTTTATAAAAAACTGACAAAAATTGTCATCAGAAAGAGTTTTGAAGCGTTTAAAGACAATACCTATGATTTTTCCATTAATTTAACCATCGAAGACATTCTGGATCACAATATGAATGAATATATTTTTCAAATGCTGCAAAACTATGGCATAGGAGAGAGAGTTATTTTTGAAATTGTCGAGAGTGAAAGTATAAAAAACTTTGACACCGTTGAACGCTTTATCAAGAAAGTGAAATCCTACGGATGCCGTATTGCCATAGATGATTTTGGCACAGGGTACTCAAACTTTGAATACCTGATGAAACTGCAGGCAGATTTTATCAAAATAGACGGCAGCATTATCAAGTCTATTCTGAACAACAAAAGTTCGGAAGTTTTGACCTCCGTCATCATTTCCTTTGCCAAAGAGATGAATATAAAAACAATAGCAGAATATGTTGAAACAAAAGAGATACATGAAAAACTCATAGAAATGGGTGTAAACAAATCGCAGGGTTATTATATAGACAAACCGAGTGCAGACCTGCACTAA
- a CDS encoding DEAD/DEAH box helicase, protein MSFEKLGVFKPLLDAIKDLGYTEPTLVQTRAIPLVLAKKDVFATAQTGTGKTAAFVLPILQKLRKPVQGKGVRAVILSPTRELSIQIHDDISDLSKYMEIRTTILVGGKDLQKQREALKKGTEIVIATPGRLLEHIENGLSLKDVEIFVLDEADRMLDMGFTKDIRKIHPLMPKRHQTLLFSATFSDKVRRLSKLILTKPAFIETAKKNTTVDTINQVAYLVDTERKAELLAYLIGSRNFPQVLVFTRTKASADRLFEELQKDGLKCGILHGDRTKANRLKTLKQFKEGKTRVLVATDIASRGLDIEELPYVINYELPSIPEDYVHRVGRTGRAGREGEAISLIDIYEKYDIKDIEKLIGQKIPQEVVEGFEPDPTIRRKDVDEVKLKAEHKKPESKRVRHYSKNTTGIQTKRNPKKRKTTKRD, encoded by the coding sequence ATGTCATTTGAAAAGCTGGGAGTTTTTAAGCCGTTACTGGATGCTATAAAGGATTTGGGCTATACAGAGCCTACTCTGGTGCAAACAAGGGCTATCCCCTTGGTACTGGCAAAAAAAGATGTTTTTGCCACAGCACAGACAGGAACAGGCAAGACAGCTGCTTTTGTTTTGCCGATACTGCAAAAACTGAGAAAACCTGTGCAGGGCAAAGGAGTCCGTGCTGTTATACTTTCTCCTACACGAGAGTTGAGTATACAGATACATGATGATATTTCGGATTTATCAAAATATATGGAGATTCGGACAACAATTCTGGTTGGCGGCAAAGATTTGCAAAAGCAGCGTGAAGCCTTGAAAAAGGGAACGGAGATTGTTATTGCAACACCCGGACGCTTGCTTGAACATATAGAAAACGGTTTGAGTCTCAAAGATGTGGAGATTTTTGTGCTTGATGAAGCAGACAGAATGTTGGATATGGGTTTTACCAAAGATATCCGAAAAATTCATCCGCTTATGCCAAAGAGACACCAGACACTTCTTTTTTCGGCAACATTCAGTGACAAGGTACGCAGGCTCTCCAAACTTATTTTGACCAAACCGGCGTTTATCGAAACGGCGAAAAAGAACACAACCGTAGATACAATCAATCAGGTGGCTTATCTTGTGGATACTGAGAGAAAAGCTGAACTGTTGGCGTATTTGATAGGGTCTAGAAACTTTCCTCAGGTTTTGGTTTTTACAAGAACAAAAGCAAGTGCCGACAGACTTTTTGAAGAACTGCAAAAAGACGGACTAAAATGCGGGATTCTTCACGGAGACAGAACAAAAGCAAACCGCTTAAAAACACTCAAACAGTTTAAAGAGGGCAAAACAAGAGTATTGGTGGCAACCGATATTGCTTCACGCGGTTTGGACATAGAAGAGTTGCCCTATGTCATTAACTACGAATTGCCTTCAATCCCGGAGGATTATGTTCATAGAGTAGGGCGTACAGGGCGTGCCGGACGCGAAGGTGAGGCAATCTCTCTCATTGATATTTATGAAAAATATGACATAAAAGACATCGAAAAGCTCATAGGACAAAAAATTCCCCAGGAAGTGGTCGAGGGTTTTGAACCGGATCCTACGATACGAAGAAAAGATGTGGACGAAGTCAAACTCAAGGCGGAACATAAAAAACCTGAAAGTAAACGAGTTCGTCACTACAGTAAAAATACCACAGGCATACAGACGAAACGAAATCCAAAAAAGCGTAAGACAACCAAGAGGGACTAG
- a CDS encoding EAL domain-containing protein has translation MHANIRQELLHGANSVPLILKSTYHDDNLLANKPTYAQDFENIKNLTQFIRNTRLAYVYSFIRDKNNIIRFSSSSAKEKDLEQNSSDIYSFDTYTDPQLQELFNTTNFNQPLFNHSKDKWGDFYSVYILKQTKNGKKYVVGADYNIQDIITLKHILLSKILYLIVPVFFIILFYMFFNFIVVKRLNSIVKQKTDEIKKAYNVDALTQLENAKKLVYDLTKNHNGTPFFIAILDIEHFGMLNDIYGYAYGNEYLRYVAKLLQKNIPVDLKLYKLHADLFCIVNTQTMAVKTFMQKTEDILSALHQQKFTCEGYKTTLSMKAGIGEVVESSNPFIHAEIALKFAKQHNMLLALYHENMNHNKKNKRILDDIDYALQYNKVYSYLQPIYDVKQHKIIKYETLMRIERQNGEIVAPWYFLDVAKKTPLYHKLSLQMFTQVIQIAKKNPSLSFSFNISALDIQNSEFCEAIFTQAVQEDIAGQLTLEILESEEFDNFDALCEFIQKAKDARITIAMDDFGSGYSNLSNVIKLNLNYLKIDGSIVKYIASDIHYEKLFKNIINLAKELDLITIAEYIEDETIQNKAIELGIDMLQGYHIGKPLPNILD, from the coding sequence TTGCATGCAAATATTAGACAAGAGCTGCTCCATGGTGCAAACAGTGTCCCTTTGATTCTGAAAAGTACCTATCATGATGATAATTTGCTTGCAAACAAGCCTACGTATGCACAAGATTTTGAAAATATTAAAAATCTTACTCAGTTTATCCGCAATACCCGTCTTGCCTATGTATACTCCTTCATCCGGGATAAAAACAATATCATCAGATTTTCAAGTTCAAGTGCCAAAGAAAAAGATTTGGAACAAAACAGCAGTGACATCTACTCTTTTGATACATATACAGACCCGCAACTGCAAGAGCTTTTTAACACGACAAACTTCAACCAACCTCTTTTTAATCATTCAAAAGACAAGTGGGGAGACTTTTACAGTGTCTACATACTTAAACAGACAAAAAACGGTAAAAAATATGTTGTCGGTGCCGATTACAATATTCAAGACATCATCACACTCAAACATATACTTTTAAGTAAAATTCTGTATCTGATTGTCCCTGTATTTTTTATCATTCTGTTTTATATGTTTTTCAACTTCATCGTTGTCAAACGCTTAAACAGTATTGTGAAACAAAAAACAGACGAAATTAAAAAGGCTTACAATGTTGATGCACTTACCCAGCTTGAAAATGCCAAAAAACTTGTTTATGACTTAACTAAAAACCACAATGGCACTCCCTTTTTTATTGCCATTTTGGATATTGAACATTTTGGTATGCTGAATGATATTTACGGTTATGCCTACGGAAATGAATATCTGAGATATGTTGCAAAACTGCTGCAAAAAAACATCCCTGTAGACCTGAAACTGTATAAACTCCATGCAGACTTGTTTTGCATAGTCAACACACAGACAATGGCGGTAAAAACATTTATGCAAAAAACAGAAGATATACTCTCTGCTCTGCATCAACAAAAATTTACCTGTGAGGGATACAAAACTACACTCAGCATGAAAGCCGGTATAGGAGAAGTTGTAGAGAGTTCCAATCCGTTTATTCATGCCGAAATAGCCTTGAAATTTGCAAAACAGCACAATATGCTCTTAGCCCTGTATCATGAAAATATGAATCACAACAAAAAAAACAAACGTATTTTGGATGATATAGATTATGCCCTGCAATATAACAAAGTCTACAGCTACCTGCAACCCATATATGATGTCAAGCAGCACAAAATCATCAAATATGAAACACTTATGCGTATCGAGAGGCAAAACGGAGAGATTGTTGCGCCCTGGTATTTTCTGGATGTAGCCAAAAAGACACCTCTTTATCATAAACTCTCTCTGCAAATGTTTACACAGGTTATTCAAATAGCCAAAAAGAACCCTTCTTTAAGCTTTTCTTTTAATATTTCCGCTTTGGATATTCAAAATTCAGAATTCTGCGAAGCCATTTTCACACAGGCAGTCCAAGAAGATATTGCCGGACAGTTAACCTTGGAGATTTTAGAAAGTGAGGAGTTTGACAATTTTGATGCACTCTGTGAATTTATACAAAAAGCAAAAGATGCCCGAATCACAATTGCCATGGATGATTTTGGAAGCGGATATTCCAATCTTTCAAATGTTATCAAACTGAATCTCAATTATCTTAAAATTGACGGTTCCATAGTCAAATATATTGCATCAGACATACATTATGAAAAACTCTTTAAAAATATTATCAATTTGGCAAAAGAGCTTGACCTTATAACCATTGCCGAGTATATAGAAGACGAGACAATACAAAACAAGGCTATAGAACTTGGGATTGATATGCTCCAGGGCTATCATATAGGAAAGCCTCTGCCAAATATTCTAGACTAG
- the pepN gene encoding aminopeptidase N, protein MNTEVKAKYLKDYKKPAYAIESVDLLFELFEEETFVTNTMQIKKTDASVNDLTLDAVNLELLELSLNDLKLQESRYIIEEEKLTVLNVPDAFEIKIKNKIYPQDNTELEGLYKSGDIFCTQNEPEGFRSITPFLDRPDIMSLFTTTILADKKKYPVLLSNGNKIKCHEDFKERHGVTWHDPHPKPSYLFALVAGNLGSISDEFTTIQGNKVALNIYCDLGNEQKCHHAMHSLKASMKWDEEKYGRAYDLDIYNIVAVDSFNMGAMENKGLNIFNSAYVLADTDTATDANFMGIESVIAHEYFHNWTGNRITCRDWFQLTLKEGLTVFRDQCFSADMNSAQVQRIEDVKALRERQFVEDASPTRHPIQPESYISMNNFYTATVYEKGAEVIRMVYTLLGEKNYRQAMDLYFETFDGQAVTTDDFLWAMHECGDFDLELFKRWYKQSGTPRLHVKESFENGTYSILLTQKIPDDVDGKKQKPCYYPLKMGLLDRDGSEILAKTLIISKESETFVFENLKEKPVLSINRDFSVPIIVEYGEAQFAFLMKYDTNSFTQYEATQNFALRTISEIIESSAINDDFVDAYGHLLDLDVDLSYKALLLELPSVSAVMQLQKEIDFDAIYDAQDKLLLHIAQKYKEKLLDIYKQNHLPASASLEAKYIAKRAIKNRALKILSILKNDEVAELAQKQYEESLTMTDRIVALDVLENLHVSYAEVALQDFYNRYKDETLVMNKYFAILASSSRYDVLERVEKLQRDKVYDEKVPNLVRSLVGSFARNHKHFHAKDGSGYKFLADKIIEIDKINPQIASGLCGAFKVCDKMNKHNQDLIKKELSRVISTQGLSKNSFEIIDKILK, encoded by the coding sequence ATGAATACAGAAGTAAAAGCAAAATATTTAAAAGATTATAAAAAGCCCGCCTATGCAATTGAGAGTGTTGATTTGCTGTTTGAATTATTTGAAGAAGAGACATTTGTTACAAACACTATGCAGATAAAAAAAACAGATGCAAGTGTGAATGATTTAACACTTGATGCTGTGAATCTGGAACTTTTAGAGCTTTCTTTAAATGATTTAAAGTTGCAGGAGAGCCGCTATATTATCGAAGAGGAAAAACTCACTGTTCTCAATGTTCCTGATGCGTTTGAGATAAAAATAAAAAACAAAATATATCCGCAAGACAATACAGAACTTGAAGGGCTGTATAAATCAGGCGATATTTTTTGTACCCAAAATGAGCCTGAGGGGTTTAGAAGTATTACACCTTTCCTTGACCGTCCTGATATTATGAGTCTGTTTACAACGACGATTCTTGCAGACAAAAAGAAGTATCCTGTTTTACTCAGTAACGGCAATAAAATTAAATGTCATGAAGATTTCAAAGAACGCCATGGGGTAACCTGGCATGACCCGCATCCAAAACCTTCGTATCTTTTTGCGCTTGTGGCAGGGAATCTTGGCAGTATAAGTGATGAATTTACAACAATACAAGGCAATAAAGTCGCGTTAAATATTTACTGTGATTTGGGAAACGAGCAGAAGTGTCATCATGCCATGCACTCGCTTAAAGCCTCTATGAAATGGGATGAAGAGAAATACGGGCGTGCCTATGATTTGGATATTTACAATATTGTAGCAGTTGACAGTTTTAACATGGGTGCAATGGAAAACAAGGGACTCAACATTTTTAACTCCGCCTATGTACTGGCAGATACCGATACAGCCACTGATGCCAATTTTATGGGAATAGAGAGTGTGATAGCGCATGAGTATTTCCACAACTGGACAGGCAACCGCATTACATGTAGAGACTGGTTTCAACTCACACTTAAAGAGGGACTGACAGTTTTTCGCGACCAGTGCTTTTCGGCAGATATGAATTCAGCACAGGTACAACGCATTGAAGATGTAAAAGCACTCAGAGAAAGACAGTTTGTCGAAGATGCTTCACCGACACGCCATCCTATTCAGCCGGAGTCTTATATATCTATGAACAATTTTTACACGGCTACGGTCTATGAAAAGGGTGCAGAAGTGATACGCATGGTTTATACACTTTTGGGTGAGAAAAACTACAGACAGGCGATGGATTTGTATTTTGAAACCTTTGACGGACAGGCGGTTACAACTGATGACTTTTTATGGGCGATGCATGAATGCGGTGATTTTGACTTGGAACTTTTTAAAAGATGGTACAAACAAAGCGGTACACCGCGTTTACATGTAAAGGAGTCTTTTGAAAATGGGACATATAGCATATTATTAACACAAAAAATTCCGGATGATGTTGACGGAAAAAAACAAAAGCCCTGTTATTACCCTTTAAAGATGGGGCTTTTAGATAGAGATGGCAGTGAGATTTTGGCAAAAACTTTGATAATATCGAAAGAAAGTGAAACTTTTGTATTTGAGAATTTAAAAGAAAAACCTGTACTTTCCATAAATCGGGATTTTTCCGTACCAATAATTGTTGAGTATGGTGAGGCTCAATTTGCTTTTTTAATGAAGTATGACACAAACAGTTTTACGCAGTATGAGGCAACACAGAATTTTGCACTCCGGACAATCAGTGAAATTATAGAGTCCAGTGCCATCAATGATGATTTTGTAGATGCATATGGACATTTGCTTGATTTGGATGTTGATTTGTCTTACAAAGCACTGCTTTTGGAACTGCCGTCTGTTTCAGCAGTTATGCAACTACAAAAAGAGATAGATTTTGACGCGATATATGATGCACAGGATAAACTGTTGTTGCATATAGCACAAAAATACAAAGAGAAGTTGTTAGATATTTATAAGCAAAATCATCTGCCTGCATCAGCAAGCTTAGAGGCAAAATATATTGCAAAACGAGCCATAAAAAACAGAGCATTGAAAATTCTTTCCATACTGAAAAATGATGAGGTCGCAGAGTTGGCACAAAAACAGTATGAAGAATCACTCACTATGACTGACCGTATTGTTGCTTTGGATGTTTTGGAAAACTTACATGTATCGTATGCTGAAGTTGCACTGCAGGATTTTTATAACAGATATAAAGATGAAACACTCGTCATGAACAAATATTTTGCAATTTTGGCATCTTCGAGCCGTTATGATGTGCTTGAACGTGTTGAGAAACTTCAAAGAGACAAAGTGTATGATGAAAAAGTACCTAATCTTGTCCGCTCTTTAGTCGGTTCTTTCGCGCGAAACCATAAACATTTTCATGCTAAAGACGGAAGTGGGTATAAATTTCTGGCTGACAAAATCATAGAAATAGATAAAATCAATCCGCAAATAGCTTCAGGGCTCTGCGGTGCTTTTAAAGTCTGTGATAAAATGAACAAACATAATCAAGATTTGATAAAAAAAGAACTCTCGCGTGTAATTTCTACACAGGGGCTTTCAAAAAACAGTTTTGAAATTATTGACAAAATATTAAAATAA